In one window of Arachis ipaensis cultivar K30076 chromosome B06, Araip1.1, whole genome shotgun sequence DNA:
- the LOC107647401 gene encoding uncharacterized protein LOC107647401 gives MENRHRMSYIELYVEFEQFEADCNIELKDYNSESEDEFESNYEIVGPGEDEDEAGGAMNADVAEVANALANPHTFQEPSFMRSLDLEAMHAPKFLQYKNVALPVVADGEFTVGMEFSSREAVIKAMKDYTIRRGVDYRVYESEPTTFYAKYREYGNGCDWLIRVTKMQKKYCWEIRRYNGSHTCTRSTISQDHSKLDSKTVAEAIKPLVEVDPSIKVKSVIAEVQSKFNYTISYRKAWLAKQQAVESIFKGWKATYEALPIWFEAMCHKEPSAVVHFETIPAYQGDDLVPDIRVLHRVFWSYYPCIRAFRHCKPVVQVDETHLYGKYKGCLLVAVSQDGNNNIVPIAFAIVEGETSDAWYFFLSNLRQHVVTRDGVGLISDRHDSIRSAIERSNGVWSPPRAFHMFCIRHIESNFLRKFKASYLQKLIINIGYSRMIREYQMRYERLKERGEAYTNWLDRIPREQYALAFDGGYQWGHMTTNLVECINSVLKGARNLPVTALVKAIFYRLNELFTRKRAEAECAHHHSTLYDLSNP, from the exons atggAAAATCGCCACCGAATGTCGTAcatcgagttgtatgttgagtttgagcaATTTGAAGCGGACTGTAACATTGAATTGAAAGATTATAATAGTGAAAGCgaggatgaatttgaaagtaactaTGAGATCGTTGGTCCAGGTGAAGACGAAGATGAAGCTGGCGGCGCCATGAACGCGGATGTGGCGGAAGTTGCAAATGCACTAGCAAACCCGCATACGTTTCAGGAGCCTTCTTTCATGCGGTCGTTGGATTTGGAGGCTATGCACGCACCGAAGTTTCTGCAATATAAAAATGTAG CGCTTCCTGTTGTGGCGGATGGTGAGTTCACAGTGGGGATGGAATTCAGTTCAAGGGAGGCAGTAATCAAGGCAatgaaagattataccatccGAAGAGGTGTAGACTATCGGGTATATGAGTCGGAACCGACGACATTCTATGCCAAATATAGAGAATATGGCAATGGTTGTGACTGGTTGATCAGGGTTACCAAAATGCAGAAGAAGTACTGTTGGGAGATAAGGAGGTACAATGGAAGTCACACTTGTACTAGGTCTACTATTTCTCAAGACCATTCGAAACTGGATTCCAAGACAGTTGCAGAAGCAATTAAGCCGTTGGTAGAGGTTGACCCGTCTATAAAGGTGAAATCAGTCATTGCTGAAGTCCAGTCAAAGTTTAACTACACCATCAGTTATCGCAAGGCTTGGTTAGCAAAGCAGCAGGCGGTGGAATCAATTTTCAAAGGTTGGAAAGCAACATATGAAGCTTTGcccatatggtttgaggccatgtgtcacaaGGAGCCATCAGCAGTGGTTCACTTTGAAACAATACCTGCTTACCAGGGGGATGATTTGGTTCCTGATATACGTGTACTGCATAgagtcttctggagttattacccttGTATAAGGGCCTTCAGACACTGCAAGCCAGTGGTGCAAGTGGACGAGACTCATTTGTATGGAAAATACAAGGGTTGTTTATTAGTTGCAGTCTCACAAGATGGTAATAACAACATCGTGCCTATTGCATTTGCCATAGTAGAAggagagacttctgatgcatGGTACTTTTTTCTGAGTAACTTGCGTCAACATGTGGTGACACGTGATGGTGTGGGACTTATCTCTGATCGACACGATTCTATTAGGTCAGCTATTGAGAGAAGTAATGGAGTTTGGTCTCCTCCTAGAGCATTTCATATGTTTTGTATCCGGCATATTGAGTCCAACTTCTTGAGGAAGTTCAAGGCATCTTACTtgcagaagctcatcatcaaCATTG GATACTCGAGGATGATCAGGGAGTACCAAATGCGCTATGAACGATTAAAGGAACGGGGTGAGGCTTACACCAACTGGCTTGATCGGATCCCACGTGAGCAGTATGCTTTGGCATTTGATGGTGGATACCAATGGGGTCATATGACCACCAATCTTGTGGAGTGCATCAATTCCGTCTTAAAGGGTGCACGCAATCTTCCGGTGACTGCGCTTGTTAAGGCTATATTTTACAGACTGAATGAGTTGTTCACTAGGAAAAGAGCCGAGGCTGAATGTGCACATCATCATTCAACACTATACGATCTTTCAAACCCCTAA